From the genome of Glycine soja cultivar W05 chromosome 14, ASM419377v2, whole genome shotgun sequence:
GTTCGATGGAGTATTTAAGTGGTTTAATTCTTTGTTCCCCAAGTTTTTAAGCGTTTATCAATTGGTATTAGAGTTACTTGTCAATATCTCCGTAAGTGCTACATAAGGAGAGACTGACCAGAAAAGATGAGTGTAGTCTTAAATGTTGTAGAGTGTAGTCACCAGGACATGAGTAATATGAGATGCTCCTTAATAGTGCGCACTCAAGGGAGCATTCGtggtttatttatttggtttcCTACacgtatctttttttttttaggcaaTTCTATTTAAAACATACATGTTTATGTTATTGGCATCAAAAGAATTTATCGATTTTGTGGACAATTAATTTCTGCAGAAGAACCTACCTATATAATTGTGTATGTTATTTAATGAGATATCCTCTCcagatattttttatcttatccaTAAAACTTATACTCTTAAAGAATTCAGATGCAGTTCTATTCGAACCAACATCTTGTTAATAATTTAGGTAcaattatttaagtaatttttatgtCCACTATTCAGGACAAGAAAAATGCTAGAGTTAACACACCCCATTAAACACTCTCTCAATGTTTGAAATTTGTTGGATACTGTTGGACACTATTCAGGATTACTCGATGTAGGGTTTAAATGTTGACCTTTACTATAAAGTATAAAGAGGGAGAACTCTTATTTTAGTTAAAAGAACATGACTAAAAAGCACACAAAGAATTGTGTCTAAGTATGGTCTTTCCCAAAATCCAAAACGATTAACAAAAGAAAGTTACCTGTTTATATGAGAAGCGGCGAAAGATGGCCAAAGTAATGGTGACTGCAGGATTGAAGTGAGCTCCAGAGATATGACGAAGAGAGTAAATCATGACCATTACAATCAGCCCCCATGTGACACAAACCCCTGGAAATGTGACTGAGCCATAGATCTTATTCACTGCCACAGAGCCACAACCGGCAAATACCACAAAATATGTACCAATAACTTCTGCGAAAACCTAGTCACAAtccaaagagagaaagaaaatattgcACCCTCATTTTATTTCACTCCTATAAAAGTATTGTTTACTTGTGTATGTgcaattgttaattaattagtgtaTCCATCGAAGTTAGAAATATTGTGGATGTATTTTAacgtaaatataataataaaagtaaaatgaagacacaaataaaaaaaattctaatcctTTGACAAAATTacctcaaaaatatttttttacctgaAAACCAAACATGCAAGTGATCAAAACATGCAAGTGATCATGGTCACTGACCTTCTGTGCGAGGGCTACAACATGGTTTGAACAACAGTTATGTGATACGTTACAGGTTCTGGAAGGGCTAGGGGAAGAAACACCCTCTTCCATACTTGGCATTTCTTCTTGGATGCCTTCAGATTTGGCGGCCATTGCTGTTAATGTGTCAGACTGGCGTGCAGTTTATGAGATAAACACTATCTCACTTGGAGATTTTGAACTGCTGTTTGTTACCAAAAGAATGATTGAGCCAAGTTATATATACAAAGGTCATTCTGTGATTTTtgacaaattatatattatcaactttatttttttttattgttttaagttttaaataacCAACAAAATTCTGGCAAATTCGTAATACTATAACTGAAAATAGATTTATAGATACATTCTACTTTAAAGATAATAACCACTAGGGAATTTGTTTCGGATACACAATGAAAACGATACATCTAAATTGATATAGCCAAAACTTTAGTTCTTGTTTGTTATAGGATTAGAAAAccattttttcagtttttaatgcaagtaaatatttcaataaaaattaatattacaattaaatttatttatgttgaAAACAAACCTTCcttgacataaaaaaaaaagtcctacTTGAGATAAACTAGGATAAATATCAATTTTGGAATTTAAAACGCAGTGCTGCTAACAcgaaattttacaattaataaattttcaaattgaacTAAGTTGATCACTTTCCAAACCTTCGCTATCATATCACTCAGCTTATCAAGGCAAACTCGGTGTGAATTTTAAGTGGatcttctatatttttttccttagatGTCTAAGAGTATCCTCACGAAGATTATGTGATTTCTCCCAATTTTTTACGCAAATTTAAGAGCGAACGTAGATCAAAGACGTGTAAACAAACACGCACTAATGATCATGAACTAGTAAATGATTTTGCGTTGTCTTTGATGTAATTTTACACTAAATTTGGATCTCAATTGAAAAACCAAACATTCATGCACTAAATTGTCCCTAGCTATTGTTGGAGTGCACGAGTGTCAAATAATGGTTACGCTTATTATTCTTCGTTTCTCTTCAAAATGCCACCCCTCATTCATGATGAGAATTCAGTTATTGCCTTATTGGATAGTTCTAGATTgaactaaatattaaatatttgtaaattgtCCCACTATAGGCGGTGCAGAAACTCTATAAATATGTAAAGAGTACCACATTGTCTTATGCTAGTGAAAGCAATACAATTGTATTACTATTGTTCAAAAACTCCTCTGCTACTCCTCTGTATCTATATTCCACTAACAATTTGCTACACGGTCATTATACTGTTTCTCTTCATAAATCATTTACTACCTTTTCTAACTAAACCCACGTCTAACATCTTTCTATTCCCTTAAAATACTAACGGATTCTATGAAAGAAAAACTCAATTTCTATAGTAAGCACTATAACGAAATATGTAGCGTTCAGTCTACGTGGTTTCTCTTCGATAATTAGTGCATCACCAATGCTAAGGCTCTTGAATGGATTCTTCGCTTATTTTTGCGGATCCtataatatcatattaaattaaagaattcTAACAAAATTTCACTTCAATAAAGTTTTTAATAGAATTCATAATTTACTTTTGTGTGAGggaaaaacatttttctattaTGATATTATAGGAATCCCTACCCTCACCTCCATCGGTTAGGAATCCCACCCTTGGCGAAGACATATTTGGTGCTCATCAACCTAAATatgtctttttttcttaaaaaaaaaatttatttttattggttgtgttcatttcctcccctctttcttttgatttttttttctttcatgatACAGTTAAAactctataaattaataatgtcagGATCgaagaaatttattaatttagagagttattaatttattgataaattaataattattaatttaaatacatattaaacaaaaaagcaAATTAGTCTATACCTCTTAGAATTACGTTCCAGCGAACCTTGGGACTCAAGGTAAATTAGTAACTATTGTGTTCATATGCATTGAAAATCAATAATGACTTTTGAAGTACAGTAAATGTAAATAAGAGAAATGTATTCAATGTATTCTTAAGCAAGTTTGGCACATAAATGTGTTAGAGTATTCAAACCATATCTTACAAGACTTCAACTTTAAAGGAAAACAGACAACTAATCATATTTTAACAgagtgtaatatatttttttagtttctatgaattattaatttatgattttcttgGGATCGAAAATTATAAAGGGATCACacgaaaaattattatcttattattttatcgagtttttcaattttttatattgaccCAAGTCAGGaccaaacaaatttattatttaaaaaatttattaatttactgagtattaatttaaagagtttcTATTGGAATTGCTATCCAGGTGTCTATGCAAGGTagagagatatttttttttttgaaaaacaatacAAAATACGGATCTTGATAATTTTTATGAAAGAATCATTTTTTTACGTGAAGATCTCACTATCAACTCTAATAATAAATCTTAAAGAAAATCTTGAAGTTAAAATCTCATTTcaaaaattactattaaaaattaCCTAAGCAATCGCAATAATGTTATATCATTTGTATGTTGATATGTGTAATGATTGAATTGTTATCCATCGTCAAAAAATTTAAGCCTTTccaaaaattattgtaaatgaTTCGATTGAATAGTCAAACACCCAAACCTCACtccatcaacatcaacattaaatttgtttcaaaaaAGGTACCGCATTATTTGTCACGAAAATAGAAAATTCTTGCACAGATAATTAAAAAGTAGCATTGAAGAGTCCTCTGATGTCTACAATACCAAACTTAATAAAGAAAAGAGTCCTATCAGGATCTACCATGTAGAAGTTCTTTCTTACTACGCAATTGCACAGAGGAGGAAGAAGATTTGATAAGATGCTTAACTACTTCtgcaaattattttatacaacaGTTCCTTTACAAATCAACTAGAAAAACCATGCTCTTATCATCACACAACATCATTTTTATTGACAATTACCAGTCACTCGATACCTTCACGATGGCCTGGACTGGCATTTTTTTactgttattttctttttcagttttcttttctctttatatgTTACAGAAAATTTATGTTGCTAGTTCCAACTGGAAAGAAAAAGAGTAGAGAGAAAAAGGGTGAAAAGATACAAATTAAGAAGAGCCCCAACTAATATTTTGAAGAAACTTCAGAAGCACAACTTGCAATAGGCATTTCACTAGGGGTACATACAAGAGCCCTTTGCTGTAAATGTCTCAAACTCTGCTCCATGCTGACTTGGACCATCTCAGCTAGCATCTTCTTTGCTTTACCAGATTGATCATCCCCATCAATCTGTGATATGATGTCACACACTATGTTCTCAAGAGTGTCAGGTTCAGCTTCAGGTCTTGAATATGGAGACTCTCTTAGTAACTGCAAAAGGGTACGTGCCTTTGGCTGAGACTTGGGGGTTCCTTGAACTGTAAGCTCAAGAAGTCCCGGAATAACACCTTCTCTAAGAATTGGTTCCCTATATTTACATCTATCACTTTGGCACATTGTCAGCAGTGCTCCAACAGCATGTTCCCTACTTTGGGGAGTACCATTTTCAAGAACTTCCACAACTGCAAGAACTCCACCTTCTTCAGATGTTAAGGAAGTTCTCCCCTCCTCATAACCTACCAAGGATTCTATCAAAGCAGAACATTTTTCAGCTATTTTTGAGGATTTTCTACAGGTTTTGAGAAGGCTAACAATTAAAGGCATTGCATTTGTTTGGAGAATGATGCTGAGGTTTTCAGGTTGTGTTGTTGATAAATTGGACAGAGCCGTCACAGCATCAACTTTAGCTTGAGGGCTTCCATCTCTTAGAATATTCACAAGAAGAGGAATGGTGCCACAAGCACTAATGATTGGCTTGTTGGTTGGAGAGGCAGATAGAGTGAGCAAAGATGCAGTTGCATACTCCTGCATATTTGGATTTTGTGACTTGAGGAAACTAATTATTGGCTCTAATGCACCAGCTTCCACAATGCTAATTTTATTCCTGCTTGATAACAACAAGAATGAATTACGTTCAAGCCATAGAAATTACATAGCAGAAAGTTAAACATCATTGAATATGAACCATTTGATAAAGGAAGACTAAGTGACTGGTACTTGTTATAAAGAGAACAGGATACAAAATATATCAGGCAGGCCAATATTTAATGCATGCTTAACTGCCAGAAAGACCGAGAAAAACAATCATAATCCTGAATTGATTCTTTTTCATTAGAttacattttctaataaaagaCACTATCTGGTGATCTTCAATCCTAAGCTGACATACTCAAACAGGCCCCAGATGCAAGATTAATGCCAAGCTACAAAGGGGAAACAATTCCCAGACCAGATATTTAAACCAGATTAACATTAGATCCCCTGATTTACACACTAATGATGATGGCTAGAGTATGTTataatttgtgtgtgtgtacaaTGAGGATAATGATGTTTAAAGCTAAGACTGAACCATTAGGCCGAATTAGTGGGtttgtgataaatttatttcttccTGAAGTCGAATATAGCAGAAATTTTCTATGATTATAGCTCATTTATGGACCCGACAATCTATCAGTTATTAGATAAAATATAACACTCAAAATATGCTACCCACCCCAGGGAcccaaaaaagagagagaagggaaATTTGAATGTAGAAGACATATTAAAGTGTGGTCTTCTCTTCTCAAAAGCATTTAATATAAAAGGTAATTAGGAATCAAAACACAACCAAAAACTAGAAATTTTTATGCTTTTTCACTACATGGAAAATCGAGAAGtggaaattttaaattgaaaatcacTTCAAAGTTAATGATAGAACAAAAATggtagggaagaaaaaaaataaaggtggaGCTTAAATGATTTTTACACCCGCCATAAAATGTTGGCCACTCGTACATCTTGAAAGTGAGACATGAAAATGATTTCACTAGGCaataataagtaaaatcaaaacattttattttatctttttatatccattttttcatctttattttccaTTCCACCTACAACCACAAGCATAGCCTTAATGCGAAGAGTACGAAAGTTGAAAAAAAGCCATTCGGTGATTGAATACCGCATTGAATGAAGGGACATAAACCATCTCcaacaataaatattaaaacaagATGACAcaatttacttatatataatcaagCGTAAAAGGAAAGTTAAATAGGAAAACAATAGCCAGAATTCTTCCATTTATTGGTTTTAAGTGTTTAGGTTGATAGTTAGctagtttttcaatttttagttaatatgtttctttctataattataaaaaatgtttttactttatcatttaataattttatagaaaatttgttttaaaactaAGAAATAATAAACCACATCTAAATTATGGCTCATTTTTTTGAAGTCTGTTTACTATTTCCCGTTGACAAATTTATACTGATTTAAAACCAGGGCACTTCTTGCAGGCTCCACCTTTTATCTAGCTAATAGTATTTCGCCAACAAATGATATCAGGTTAACTTCATTTAAAGAAGACAAGCCTAAAACGTTAAAACGGTAAAGAGCCACCATATGTACCAAACAAAAACCACCCTCCAATTGGATAAGATTCTACTGTTAAAGCATCCAATTATTTCTTGTTAACCTGTTTATGCACGCATTGTATCTATAAGAAACCATGATATAAATCGATATCCAATCATTACATGTGGCACAgtataaaaaagtgaaaaacattaaaattgaaaaatatgacAAGCAAATAGTCAATCTTCGCcaggaattttctcttttcttcttcggAATTTTTCATCAATTCAACCAACCAACTTTTGCATTCCACTTCTAAACcatgaaaaattgttttttttattctttctttctgaCCTACCTAAATGGGAATACCAATCGTGAAAAATTCATTCAACCCCATCTTTCTTCCCTAAATCCTAAAAAATATATGGTATATCTTACTATGACTAAAAAAATTCCgcctaaatttttttgttttcttataaatGGGATgtaaatagaaaaatgaaagacTAAAAATGTGTTTCAATAAACAACttaatcaatcaattatttaataacattttactaTCAAGgtttatatcataaatttaatttcagaaCTTATTGAATAATCTAAATCTAGTTTGTTTTAAtaagttaaaccaaaaaaattaagaaaaacttatgaaatgaactattttttcaaactttcataaTCTCTTCTAAATATCTAGGAATAAAATAGTCCTCATTGGTGTACCATGTATTTGTTTgttctccaaattgaaaatatttatggCATACCTCTTATTCTATTCCCAAGTTGACAATTCCGTGAATCCCATATGTTTCACACCATCCACACAGATTGAGTAAttgcaagaaaaataatataataaagaaacCAAAATTATTCGCACAAACTCAGAGGAGGATTCCTCGGAGGAATATCTCAGGACTCTGATACCGTAAATAGTATTCACGGAGTCACAAATTATTATAACAAACACTCTTcaccaaattaaataaaatagtacAGCAACAATTACTATTACGGTATAaccatttaatatttatatattctgagacaaaataaatatttttttctttttggttccaAAATTACAATTTGAGAAAAAGGTGTTGATTCCAGTAATTAAGATTAAGATGGAAGAATAGAAGAGGTACGTACGTTTCGTCTTGTACGGCGAGGTTAAGCAGAGCGAGAAGCGCAGGTTCGTGGAACTCGGGCGAGTCGACTCGGAGCATGGACACGAGTGGCGCCACGGCTTGCCGGAGCTGGCGGCGGCACCGCTGCGAGGTCTTGGTGAGGCGCCGGATGTCCCTCGCCGCTTGGACCCTCAAAACGGGGTCGTTCAGCTGCAGAAGCTCCAACGCCCGCCGTACGGCCACCGCCGTTGCCTCCGCCTCCGGTGGAAAACCGTCCATAAGTTAATTAATCACacaaacagagagagagagagaaattggTTTAAGCAAGCAACAGTAGTTATAACTCACAACACAGTGTTTATATATAGAGatatttagagagagaaagagaaagggtAGTTGTTGGTTGAGACAGTTTCTTTCGTTCGTTTCAATTGCCGAACTTTAAACTAACATTTTCTGATTCAAAATTCCCTGCCAAACCAGTCAAACACTCTTAGTTAGCGTTCAAGTAAGATTTGACAATAAAAGCTTATAGACAGTTTAGTGCGATAATAAGTTACATGTGTTGATTTGGATTTACTTTTTGATTTTATGTAcgttaatatattcttttattgttggttagaaataataaaattatgaattaaaatttattgcatAAAAATTGAAACTCACTTATGATATGCAGGtttcaatatgtttttttagtctttcaaagTTTGTGCTTTTTAGTCTttcaaattaaaagttatattttttagtatctTAAATTCACTAAATGTTTCCTTTAATCCCTCTTGTGgtaaaagaaaaactattaCAAATCATGCATTTAAATcgtaaaaaatcaagaaaaactaaaaatatatttcacgaGTTTGATGGATTaacaaaatgtaaattttaagttagagaactagaaaaaaaaaaaaaaccctccaattttgagagattaaaaacataatttaactaGTGAATAACCAAAAGTAGGTATAATTGTCATTTTGGCCCTTATTGTTGAAATAACTTTCTCTTTTAACACGTCTAGATTAAAACATGTCATTTTAATCTGTGTTGCAATTTTTTAACCTTCTGGTTTTCGTTGTTGATTCTCATACAAAAGTGAAACATGAGGTGCAAAACTATCAAAAATGAAGTTTTTTGAATTTCCTTCTAGACCCTTCTCCTAATAAATGAGGTCGACGTCCACCACGGTTATTGTAGAGTCACGCTCAAGGACTTTCATCAACGAGTCGAGAGCCTTGTTGGCATTGCGACAGACCCTGCGGTGATCGTGCTTGAAACACTTCCCCCACCAAAATAACACCATCATCACCTTCTGTAACGATTGCAATACCTCCCACCATGAACAACACACTAGTTATACAATGAGGAGGTTTTGTTCGTCCAAGAAGGTCGCaatcttaattatttgaaaaacattATATCATGTATCACTTTAAGGGATATTGTTCTAaatgtttaaaagaaaaataggagAGCTTTGTGCTATATCTCTAAAAATCTTATGATGTGGGTTGGtgtaatttactaaaaaaaaatgactgaataaagaaaaattaatttttttctctacatagcttatacaataaatttaatatataattaataaaaatacataactgtgttgaatataaaaatattgattagatggataaagtatttttatatatattttaaggcGTACGAAATTGTTTGTatacaaattcaaataaatttaacaaaaaaaaaaattgaaagtgatTATGATCCCATTAAGTCACGCTCTCCTTTTGCTTTATTAGCCGTTGTATTACACATGACAATTATATTCACTTTTCaaaatgatagtataaaatactcttgtattttgaatatattctaattaaattaaattcattcttCAAATGGATGTATGTATAAAAAACGTTTAAGCAAAAATTGCTTTTGTTCAATAACGTGCAAAACACTTTAAGCttttaccaaaaatatattcttaaatttcTGCTTTAACACCTGTCGTTCttctttagtttaaaaaaaggaAGCTTATCGTTTCAGATCGTCTGGTGTATTACCAgtaagaattaaatttaatagattttgtaagttattttatcttattagtTAATAccattaataattattagtcATTGAAATAAAGAACATTCTTTTCTCCTAAACTTGTATTTATTTGAGTCTTAAAAGAAAAGTTAGGCATGTTAGGTCAGGTATTGTATTTCACGTTGATGACTCAACACTAATAGCAACAAATAACGATGATTCGCATAATTAATCGTCGCACATGTTAATGAACGGTGCCACTGTTCAAAGCGAGTTATTACTggtatatatagttatatatatgCATAAGAATGTATAGTCGTTTTCAACGTAATATTGGTGAAAGTAGAATTGAGctctaaaataaagtttttaggcttaaattttgtaaatagaaAAAATCTAGTTAAAATGGAAGACtttaataaaagtaacaagTTAAGTTCGTTTAGTAATACGTTTGATTTGCCGTTAAAATTATTACAAGATTCAATACAGattcattgaataaaaataaaagtcaaaatCTTGGTTTGACAAAAGTATTTTTaccttaaaagtaatttttcactagattttaaaaaatgcataatATGAATACGTCCTAATAATAATGTGTTGAAGTCGTTAGTTTCGGTAGAAACTGTAGGAGTTGTTGTTTCTTTATTGTATTTTGTCGTTGCATGTTTGGCACCGTGATGGTAATGCATATAGTCTACATTAGCTAATTTGTTAGACCTTTTGAGTCCAACTTtcagtttttgaaatttttttaatggccAATATACCCCCCACATGTGTGAACTTGAATGTCGTATTTTTAGGCCGTTAAGGTCATAAAATGTGGGTGAAATTAAGAAATGTTTCTATTGATGTGAGTGTTGGATTAGAATTGCTAGGTAGACGATTTAATTGCCAGTTAGGTACAATTGACTATAGCTTCAGCTATAATTACATCTAAGTGTTAGTCATTGCAat
Proteins encoded in this window:
- the LOC114383288 gene encoding U-box domain-containing protein 4-like, whose amino-acid sequence is MDGFPPEAEATAVAVRRALELLQLNDPVLRVQAARDIRRLTKTSQRCRRQLRQAVAPLVSMLRVDSPEFHEPALLALLNLAVQDETNKISIVEAGALEPIISFLKSQNPNMQEYATASLLTLSASPTNKPIISACGTIPLLVNILRDGSPQAKVDAVTALSNLSTTQPENLSIILQTNAMPLIVSLLKTCRKSSKIAEKCSALIESLVGYEEGRTSLTSEEGGVLAVVEVLENGTPQSREHAVGALLTMCQSDRCKYREPILREGVIPGLLELTVQGTPKSQPKARTLLQLLRESPYSRPEAEPDTLENIVCDIISQIDGDDQSGKAKKMLAEMVQVSMEQSLRHLQQRALVCTPSEMPIASCASEVSSKY